The following proteins come from a genomic window of Atribacterota bacterium:
- a CDS encoding F0F1 ATP synthase subunit beta (produces ATP from ADP in the presence of a proton gradient across the membrane; the beta chain is a regulatory subunit), whose amino-acid sequence MKDDKHSSENINKGKVTAVRGSVIDTYFPEKIPNIPNLLKAGDVFFEVVLHLDSKTVRGIALTPTQGLKRGDEVIDYGHPLSVPVGNQLLGRMFNVF is encoded by the coding sequence TTGAAAGATGACAAACATTCGTCCGAAAACATTAACAAGGGAAAAGTGACTGCTGTTCGAGGCAGTGTTATTGATACTTATTTTCCTGAAAAAATACCCAATATACCGAATCTTCTCAAAGCGGGTGATGTTTTTTTTGAAGTAGTTCTTCACCTTGATTCCAAGACTGTTAGGGGAATTGCCTTAACCCCAACACAGGGATTGAAGAGAGGAGATGAGGTAATTGATTATGGGCATCCCTTAAGTGTGCCTGTTGGGAATCAATTGCTGGGAAGGATGTTCAATGTATTC
- the pyk gene encoding pyruvate kinase, whose product MKFPTSKTKIVCTLGPASNNKKIIRQLVLAGMDVARLNLAHDTLDVHRKTLRYIREVEKELEISIPVMMDIPGPKIRLGKIKNGPITLKRGQIIKLTTSNKVGNDSLLPVEYKDLIQSVKIGSLIYLYDGFIQLRVTDISQEKEEVTCKVLIGGKLDSHKGLNLPKAKILLEAISEQDLRLINFGLEEGVNIFGISFVEKADDIIKVKEFAQKKGKKIFTVAKIEREEAVKNIDKILKVTDAIMVARGDLGVQVDIEEIPIIQKKLIAKANKMSKPVITATQMLVSMTDHIRPTRSEVTDVANAILDGTDATMLSEETAVGQFPVEAVKMMTNIAVSTEREYRSFQYHSSLCEDLRLSFQQKKPSIEDIISMHTMESSQIIRSKYILTPTESGNTARRISRFKPFCWILAFTPNQEVARFLALSYGVVPFMIDSKKTDWYRRIMDLLKEKKLVKQDDYLILTEGTIKKMTGGTDSMRIISVD is encoded by the coding sequence ATGAAATTTCCGACATCTAAAACTAAAATTGTATGCACTCTGGGTCCGGCATCTAATAATAAAAAGATTATTAGACAATTAGTTTTAGCTGGTATGGATGTAGCTCGTCTTAATTTAGCTCACGATACCCTGGATGTGCACCGAAAAACCTTGCGCTATATACGTGAGGTGGAAAAAGAACTGGAAATCTCCATACCGGTAATGATGGATATTCCCGGACCTAAAATTAGATTGGGCAAGATTAAAAATGGACCCATTACCTTAAAGAGAGGCCAGATAATAAAGCTAACTACCAGCAATAAAGTAGGCAATGATTCTCTGCTTCCCGTTGAGTATAAGGATTTGATTCAGAGTGTCAAGATAGGAAGCTTGATTTATCTTTATGATGGATTTATTCAATTGCGTGTTACTGATATTTCTCAAGAAAAGGAGGAGGTAACCTGTAAGGTTTTAATTGGTGGTAAATTGGATTCCCATAAAGGATTAAATCTACCCAAGGCCAAGATATTGCTGGAAGCAATAAGTGAACAAGATTTAAGACTGATTAACTTTGGCTTAGAGGAAGGTGTAAATATTTTTGGCATCTCTTTTGTAGAAAAAGCAGATGATATAATAAAGGTAAAGGAATTTGCCCAAAAAAAGGGTAAAAAAATATTTACAGTAGCAAAAATTGAGAGAGAGGAAGCAGTAAAAAATATTGATAAAATTCTGAAAGTTACCGATGCTATTATGGTAGCCAGGGGTGATTTAGGGGTACAGGTGGATATTGAAGAGATTCCTATTATTCAAAAAAAATTGATTGCCAAGGCAAATAAAATGAGTAAACCTGTAATAACTGCTACCCAGATGCTGGTATCCATGACCGACCATATCAGACCAACCCGTTCTGAAGTGACTGATGTAGCCAATGCTATCCTGGATGGAACAGATGCCACTATGTTATCTGAGGAGACTGCAGTCGGACAGTTCCCGGTGGAGGCAGTAAAAATGATGACTAACATAGCCGTTTCCACTGAACGGGAATACCGTAGTTTTCAATATCATTCTTCTTTATGTGAAGACTTGCGTCTTTCTTTTCAGCAGAAAAAACCTTCCATAGAAGATATTATTTCCATGCATACCATGGAGAGCAGCCAGATTATCCGTTCTAAATATATATTGACACCAACTGAAAGTGGTAATACTGCCAGAAGAATATCAAGGTTCAAGCCATTTTGCTGGATTCTTGCCTTTACTCCAAATCAGGAGGTTGCCCGTTTTCTGGCACTTTCGTACGGAGTTGTTCCCTTTATGATAGACAGCAAGAAAACCGATTGGTATAGAAGGATTATGGATTTATTAAAAGAGAAAAAATTAGTAAAACAAGACGATTATCTTATTTTAACTGAAGGAACAATCAAGAAGATGACTGGGGGTACAGATTCGATGCGGATAATTTCTGTTGATTAG
- a CDS encoding PspC domain-containing protein, whose product MAKRLYRSRKNSIIGGVCGGIAEYFDIDPTLVRILTVLIVFLGGAGVVAYIVAWIIIPQNPEQVAEQEQAYSHSEDVKDDNKNIWGGIILILLGLFFLIRSFFPRFVLIKFWPIILVIVGGGLIIQSLFREK is encoded by the coding sequence ATGGCTAAGAGGCTATATCGTTCCAGAAAAAATAGTATTATTGGCGGTGTTTGTGGAGGAATTGCCGAATATTTTGATATAGATCCCACCTTAGTTCGTATTCTAACAGTATTAATTGTTTTTTTAGGTGGGGCAGGGGTAGTTGCTTATATTGTGGCCTGGATTATCATCCCACAAAATCCGGAACAGGTAGCAGAACAGGAACAGGCTTATTCCCATTCAGAGGATGTTAAGGATGATAATAAGAATATTTGGGGTGGAATAATACTCATTTTGTTAGGATTATTCTTTTTAATCAGAAGTTTCTTTCCCCGTTTTGTTCTGATTAAATTTTGGCCAATTATCCTGGTTATAGTGGGTGGTGGATTGATAATTCAATCACTTTTCCGGGAAAAATAA
- a CDS encoding GNAT family N-acetyltransferase produces the protein MKSNPNEDILNKIIIRNNFQYGDLGMVLVLHGELYYSEYQLNHEFEAYVAEGLAEFAKIYQEGKSRLWIAEFEGKAIGTLAIMERPEQQGQIRWFLIHPDYRGIGLGKLLVEKAIIFCQDAGYQSIFLWTLANLTAARVIYEKYGFRLKEEKEHFLWGQNLTEQYYVLNLKKKI, from the coding sequence GTGAAATCAAATCCAAATGAAGATATTTTAAATAAAATTATTATTCGTAATAATTTTCAATACGGAGATTTGGGAATGGTGTTAGTACTGCATGGCGAGCTTTATTATAGCGAATATCAGCTCAATCATGAGTTTGAGGCATATGTAGCAGAGGGATTAGCTGAATTTGCTAAAATATATCAGGAAGGGAAAAGTAGGTTGTGGATTGCTGAATTTGAAGGAAAAGCTATTGGTACACTGGCGATTATGGAGAGACCTGAACAGCAGGGTCAAATTCGCTGGTTTTTGATTCATCCTGATTATCGAGGAATAGGATTGGGGAAATTATTAGTGGAAAAAGCTATTATTTTTTGTCAGGATGCTGGCTACCAGAGCATTTTTCTCTGGACGTTAGCAAATCTGACTGCAGCCAGGGTTATTTATGAAAAATATGGTTTTAGGTTAAAAGAGGAGAAAGAACATTTTTTGTGGGGACAGAATTTAACAGAACAATATTATGTTTTAAATCTTAAAAAAAAGATATAA